The genome window tgttgttgttgttcagTGCAAGAAAAACTACCACATTGACACTGAGCCAAATTGTACTGAACGTAAACGGTTCAGCCAACAGGCAAGCCTTACCCACCTGAACGAGATGGAACATGTTTGGCTTATTGTCCTTGTAGTTAGCCTCTCTGATTGTATTCTTAGATGTATTTGCTTCTATATATGCTGCAGGACGTTGAGAGTGACGACGAGGACCTTGATGACGAGGACCTTGATGATGGAGCTGAGCATGAAGTGGAAGATGCCCCAGCCGAACTTGCTGTCAAAACAGTTGAAGCCCTGGCTGCGCCACCCAAAGATACAGAAAGGCAGCTGTCTAAAAAGGAGTTGAAAAAGAGGGAACTAGCAGAACTTGATGCAGTATTGGCTGAGCTGGGACTTTCTGGGAACTCAACCAGCGCTGCACAGGATGGTAAGAATCATAGGTGCTACCATTAAAACTATCTGATCTCAATAGCTCTCTTGTGGTTTTGTTGTTCGGATGGACTCAATTTTCTCGTGCAATATTTTCTTGCAGCTGAGAAGGAAGGTGCCAACCAAGCTGGTGATGCAGAGAAAAAGGAAGATGCTACTGTCCCCTCAGAGAGCAAGACCtccaagaagaagaaaaagaaggacaagAGTTCAAAGGAGGGAAGAAAAGAAACACAAGAAGCAGCCGAGGGGTCAGAGGAGACTGCCAGTGCAGGACCTGATGAAGAAGATACCACTGCTGTGGACGTGAAGGAGCGTTTGAAGAAGATGGCTTCAATGAAGAAGAAGAGATCGAGCAAAGAGACGGACACCGGTGCCAAAATCGCCGCTGCCGAGGCCACAGCAAGGAGCGCAAGGCTTGCGGCGGCCAAGAAGAAAGAGAAGAGTCATTACAACCAGCAGCCTGTGCGGTAAATGGGCATAAAGTTTTGGATTTGGGTGCTCTGAATTTTATATTTCCTTGTAGTTGGACTCACAATAATACTTTTTTGATCTGTCGTATTTATGACCGGGAAGTTCCTTTGAGTTCCATTTCAGAATTCATGAAAGGCCTTTGTGGTTGCAAACGGTGGTGTAATTGTGTTTTAAATTGTTCATCCAGCGAAAACTTCATGGACAACACGACCAATTAGGGCTACTCCGGCACCGCCTGTGTTTTGCATTGCTGCGGCCTGCGGTGGCTACACCTGCGAAATTATCCTCATCCTGATTTCTTTTATGCCGTATATGCACCTTTTCTATTCCTATAGACTACAGTACCTGCGATTTTCATGACAAAACTAAACGGATTTTTGCGAAGTTTCTGCATGATTTTTGCGTTCCAATTGCCCTCATTGCTGTACAATTCTATGGGATAAAGTACTGTTGTCTGATTACTTGTAAGGTTTAGTTCCATGCGTATCACTACCATTGTTATTAAAACATCGTCAGATGATTCAGGATGATCTTTTTTATGTTATTTGGTTTGTGAACTCAACTTATGTATGAACTTATTCTATATTTAAATTTCTATGTCAAATCTAAAAAGATGTTTCAACATTCGTTTAACTGTTTAAAAGTTAAAAAGTTGGTTCATGACATTTTAACGTTTTACCGCTTTAATAACCATGTTCACTACTATTCATCATAACAACTCTGTACCTGTTTGCCAACAACTATAGTTATATAATACTATAATTTACAATTATTATGACTAGTTCCAAAAATACGGTAGTTTTAAGAAGCATTGTTTGGATATAATATTATAAATTATGGATACAATATTATAAACCATATGTTTAGTGAAAAGCTAGTTGTGCCATAAAACTTTGGATTATAAACCATAATATTTAGTCAAAAGCTATATGTGCCATAAAAACTTTGGATTGGATTGGATTGGAGTTAGATGGCTCTCAAAAAAAGCCCCTACTCCTTATTTTCACCATTTATTCACGCACACTATGTATATGTATTTGATAACATAACAGTATGCAATAAATTATTTTAAATTCCACAATATAGGGTCATATTTAAATTTATGATTGTAAATATGAAATCTACACGTTAATTAAATTTTCCTTCGAATTTAAGGATATAGTCTATAACAATACAATTAAACACATCTATCAAATAAAACACACATAGAAATATAAACCATACATAGTTATGAACAAAAATGAAGCAAGCATGTTGGAATGAATATATCAAATATCTTCTCCACTACCATGGTCTCTCACCTTTTGTGTTGCTAGTACATGTTTTCATGTCGGGCTCTAGTGTGTTCCTGTTTATGGTCATATTTTAATTTATGAATGTAAATATGAAAATTTAATTTTAAATAAAACTTGTTTAGAATTTAAGGGCAAAGTCCATCCAAATATAGTTCAACATATCTATCAAATAAAACacacataaatgcataaagttgtCTACAACACATCGTATATATGGTCGCGTAAAACACTGTTTTGCATTGTAGATTGTATTGTTCAtatagtgaagtttgaaatagggtATGCGATATGTGATAGGATGTGTAAACTATTGGAGGCGGCCTAACATGCATAATCATGAACAAAAATAAAGCATACATGTTGGGATGAATATATCAAATGTCTTCTTCATTACCATGCCCTCTTACCTTTTGTGTTATATTTCTATGATATGTCTTCGCATCCGTCCCTAGTGTGTTGAGGTCACAAAATAGCGAGCATatctgtcggagagggaattcttcggccgggtggcggagtgcacccgccctaaatcctaagatgaggaaggggcttaagcgttttgcctgtctgtgTAAGCGATCGTTGAGCACATGAACatgcgagggtttagagtggttcaggccgccggagcgtaataccctactccactgtgttttGGATTGCTGTCGAAGATTGAGAGCTGAGAGTCTGAGTTTGGTCTGAGCGAGCCCCCTTGTAACgctgtgtgccctcccttttatagctcaaggggggcacgtacaagggtactgagccccgacatgtgggcccaggaacacaatggatgtagtacttggagctactaatgtttgctgctggagcaatcttctcgcgccctgacatccgagatctgtgtAGCATcgacgtgcaggggaagcttcttgtataagggatgatgagcacagtgcgtcgcgcagcacgggcgcactgtttgacaatggacaAGACAGGTGTgccgtctgcaggatggccctggcgccgcctgccaggGGAGTGGACAAgacgcattaaatgccgagggggcacatcgcctgtcagcagggcggacaggcggcgcgtcctttccgcaataaatgcagagaccgcgcggcctagaggccttacgtcaggctccgcccgctggcttatgtcacgggtaacaaccacgtggcagcatcgggactccgcctgagcggggagcgcaagcgcacaggataaggcctggacacgtgtcagtaccaGACCCTTGCTTACGCCAGGGTCCCCCTGTCCTGGGACCTCGTTGTGGCCCGAACCtagaccccatccaagggacctgGTATGCTTACTTGGGAGTCTCGGATCGTAATCGGGGTCCGGGTTgcgcgtacaggggtccggtgcttcTTCGCGGAGGTCCGGCCCAACTGATACATCTTGGGATGTATCATCTTTTCCCGTCACGTGGTGCCCCttaagccgtccacgtggtggagtCGGGTGTTGTTCACCGTGCAGCTAGAGAACGCCGTAcgggcaccgcgtcttcatactgtagtaaggggtacccctgtttcagggtaccaacagtggccccggacccgcctcaggggaggatatgatcctgcaggtggggccaaaattTGATTGGCGATTGGCTCGCTGCTTCTGCGCGCCCGTTGGTGTAATTGCTGTCGATCCGCCCTTAGTCACGCCGACTGCCACGTCTGCTCTCGCGGCCGACTGACCCATGACCTCCGCACTTAATGgctttgttgggccatgcgcggggtgcctcgagtcgctgcattggttttgaaaatttaaCTTCCCGTCTTTtgcggcggccccgaggaggcgtgGTACTGGCGCGAGTAGCGGTGCGACTTTTCTGTACGCAGAAACCGACACATCAggcgcatgacatgtgggcctgggccctcaTGCCAGAGGTTGGATCACTGGTTGTGGCAAAGCCGAGGGGGCGCACAGCCGCGGGACGATTGCAcactccttgtgcggcggttcgtccTCTTGACCGTTGGTtgcggcgaagatgaaggggcgcacaaccgcggggcggttgcacgctccttgtgcggcggttcgccttcttgaccgttggttgcggcgaagatgaaggggcgcacaaccgcggggcggttgcgcgctccttgtgcggcggttcgccttcttcgtgcttcgggccagcttgtatgacatgtgaggcctggcccccgtgtcataggatggGAACCTTGGTGCGCATCGGGGGAGGCCCTGCTCGTGACGCTTTGGGGCGCGAGCAgggaaatctgcctttaaaaaggggttcatCCCTTGAGTAGCAGCCATGTcttgcttctctcccactcgcGGTGCCCTTTCGCCATCGAgctctctgcgcccctttgccttcaaggtttCTACTTCGCGTTGCCGTAGTTTGCCATGGCCTTGTGGCTTCATCCCGAGCACGCCCAGACTGAGCGAGTGCTCGAAATGGTATACCACCTGCTTGGATGGGATGTGCTAGTATTTGCCGGGAGGACTTGTGCTGGTGTCTCTCCTCTCGGCGACCTTTCCGCCGAGGAGTTTGTGTTCTTTGTTTCCAAACTCCCCTGCGGGTTGGCTATGCTGATCCCATCTTTCTTCGTGCAGCTGCTGGAGGGGCTTGGCCTCCAGCCTCTACCCGTGGCATCCTGCTTCATCTTTTAGGCGGCCATCATCGCCTACCTCCCCGGGATGTCCGTGGAGGCGACGCTCCTTCCTGCTTCTTCCACCAGCATTCGGGGGgaaggatgatcaccagcctcgtGAAGGTGGATAGCGGGCTGAGCCACGACTCCATCCCTCGCGCCCCAACTCTTTGGGGTGGGAAGCGAGCCGTGCTGCggctccatctctttggttttgatggctttggtgccgcctccgACGCCGCCTCCCGCCTCCAAGCgggcgtggctgtccgtccaccgcacgggcgatggTCGCACCGTGTGCTGATCCGCCACATCCGTGGCATCCCCTGCACCGCCGACCGCACTGCTCTGACGCCGCCCGGGGGGTCGTACAAGGCGTCGTATGCCATGGAGGTGGCggccgcgttcttggatggtcttgtcctcacccccgtaggaggacgggggcaAGGACCTTTTCGCACGCGCTGTGATGGCCGCCGTCgccggtgaaagtcgcctagaggggggggggtgaatagggcgaatctgaaatttataaacttaagcacaactacaagccggggttagcgttagaaatataatcgagtccgaaagagagggtgaaaaacaaatcacaagcaaatagcgagagtgacacaatgatttgttttaccgaggttcagttcttgcaaacctactccccgttgaggtggtcacaaagaccgggtctctttcaaccctttccctctctcaaacggtcacttagaccgagtgagctttctccttaatcaaacgggtcacttagactccacaaggaccactacaaacttagtgtctcttgctttgattacaagtgccttgagaatgggaaggaagaaagcacgatggcaaaagccaagcgacaagagcaacaaataacacccggatcactctctctctcaagtcactaatcactaatgatcacttgtctcaattgtggaacttggagagattggaggctttgattatgtcttggaatggattgctagctcttgtattgaatgttgaaggttggaatgcttgggtgaagtgaatggaggtggttagggttgtatttatagccaccaaccacttcctagctgttTCTCCTTTCTGTCGACTGCGGACGGTTcgtgcccctggtccggacggtccgcccctgcaaatCAACGGTTGAAAACGTAACAGTCagcagtaacgactatatcaacggctatattgcatttaatgcgacgtcagatgtcagataaaggcagtcgtggacggtccggtcgtgcaccccggatggtccgcgaggatgctataattcattttaccgaacccgtcaccttcgggtttttcggttcctctcCTACCGGACGGTCTgcacctgaggccggacggtccgcacatgaggccagacggtccgcgcgtggtctcggacggtgcttgctcttccatcggacggtccgcagtagagacatgtgtttttgcattggttctgtccgagggttatttaggtgtcgcggacggttcgctgcaaaggcccggacggtccgcgcttggcctattTTTccgaaaagcttctcctgtccggaataatctacggtatttcggacagtcaaTTTAGTATagtttgtagatgaacctttggcatctgtagaacatataatctagagcaaactagttagtccaattatttgtgttgggcaattcaaccaccaaaatcatttaggaaaaagatgcaagcctatttccctttcaatctccccctttttggtgattgatgccaacacaaatcaaagcaaatatataagtgcggtattgaactagttttcataatgtaagtgcaaaggttacttggaattaaaacaATATTTATTTCATATGGTATGGatgcttttaacattttggaccacgtttgcaccacttgttttgtgtttttttgcaaatgttttggaaattctttttcaaagtattttgcaaatagtcaaaggtatatgaataagattttgagaagcattttcaagatttgaaattttctccccctgtttcaaatgtttttcctttggctaaacaaaactcccccttaatgaatccTCCTGTTAGTGTTCAAGAGAGATTTAGATATTATTTTTGAagggggtataccaatttgaaattatatcacaagtaagataccaattgaaaaatcattaattgaaaaatcttttcttaactcaaattttgaaaattggtggtggtgcggtggtggtgcggtccttttgctttgggctaatactttctccccctttagcatgaatcgccaaaaacggatacttgagtga of Zea mays cultivar B73 chromosome 8, Zm-B73-REFERENCE-NAM-5.0, whole genome shotgun sequence contains these proteins:
- the LOC100191191 gene encoding uncharacterized protein LOC100191191, with protein sequence MVGGGRRGGAAAEEVKLNTGNVFAALESLKKKKKGDKGRAAGPSSRKKHGAGAAQQQQEPPQKDVFWAPAPLTTKSWADVEDDDDDDYFATTAPPRPVWAAAAAAEPAKEEEDVEDAVRAALQEDVESDDEDLDDEDLDDGAEHEVEDAPAELAVKTVEALAAPPKDTERQLSKKELKKRELAELDAVLAELGLSGNSTSAAQDAEKEGANQAGDAEKKEDATVPSESKTSKKKKKKDKSSKEGRKETQEAAEGSEETASAGPDEEDTTAVDVKERLKKMASMKKKRSSKETDTGAKIAAAEATARSARLAAAKKKEKSHYNQQPVR
- the LOC100191191 gene encoding uncharacterized protein isoform X1, whose product is MVGGGRRGGAAAEEVKLNTGNVFAALESLKKKKKGDKGRAAGPSSRKKHGAGAAQQQQEPPQKDVFWAPAPLTTKLKDFVVVVVVQCKKNYHIDTEPNCTERKRFSQQDVESDDEDLDDEDLDDGAEHEVEDAPAELAVKTVEALAAPPKDTERQLSKKELKKRELAELDAVLAELGLSGNSTSAAQDAEKEGANQAGDAEKKEDATVPSESKTSKKKKKKDKSSKEGRKETQEAAEGSEETASAGPDEEDTTAVDVKERLKKMASMKKKRSSKETDTGAKIAAAEATARSARLAAAKKKEKSHYNQQPVR